The following is a genomic window from bacterium.
CGGGGATCCCCTTCGCGCGCTCGGCCTCGGTCTTCACGATCGGCGGGTCCCAGCCGTCCTCTGCCGGCTCGCGAAGATGCAGCATCGCCGTGAGCTGCTTGGCGACCCGATCGGCGTGCGGCAGATCGGCCTTGTTCACGATGAAGACGTCGCCGATCTCGAGGATTCCGGCCTTGATGGCCTGGATGTCGTCGCCCATGCCGGGGATGCTCACGACGGCGGTCGTGTGCGCCAGCTCGACGACGTCGACCTCGTCCTGGCCGACGCCGACGGTCTCGATCAGGACGAGGTCGAAGCCCATTGCATCGAGGACCGTCGTCGCCTCGAAGGCCGTCTTCGAGAGACCGCCGAGCTGCCCGCGCGTCGCCATCGAACGGATGAAGACGCCCGGATCCGTAGCGTGGGTGTTCATCCGGACCCGATCGCCCAGGATGGCGCCGCCGGAGAAGGGGCTCGACGGATCGACCGCGATCACGCCGACCCGCTTCTCGCGTCGTCGGAGCTCGCCGACGATCCGGTCGACGAGGGTCGACTTGCCTGCGCCCGGCGGACCGGTGATGCCCAGGACGTGGGCGCGGCCGGCGTGGGGGAGCAGGGCGCGCAGGCCCAGGAGCGCGCCTTCGTCGCCTTCCTCGAGCATGCGGATCAGGCGGGCGCCGGAGGCGGTGTGGCCCTCGCGGGCGCGCTCGGCGAGCGCGACCGGATCGCGGGGCATGGGCTAGGCGCCCTCCGAGGAAACGGAGGCATGGGACGACTGCTGCTCGTCCCACCATTCGCGGATGAACTCGGCGATCTCCGACGTCTTCGCGCCCATCGTGAAGACGCGATCGACGCCACTCGCGAGGAGGGAGTCGGCGTCCTCGTCCGGGATCACGCCGCCGACGACGACGAGCTTGTCGTCGATCTCCTCCTCGCGGAGCTTGTCGAGGACCTTCGGGATGTGCTGCATCTGGGCGCCCGAGAGGCTCGAGATCCCGATCACGTCGACGTCTTCCTGGAGCGCGGCCTGGACGACCATGTCCGGCGTCTGACGCAGACCCGTGTAGATCACCTCCATCCCGGCGTCGCGCAGGGACTGAGCGATCACGGTCACGCCGACCGTGTGGCTGTCGAGTCCGAGCTTCGCGAGGAGCACCCGGATCTTGCGTTCCGCCATCGCGCGCTCAGACCCCCGACGTGAGCGAGTCCGGGTGGTAGACCCCGAACACGTCCCGCATCACGTCGCAGATCTCTCCCTGCGTCGCGAGCGCCTTCACCGCGTCGAGAATCGGGGGCACGAGGTTCTCGTCGCCCATGGCCGCCTCACGGACCCGTTCCAGGGCCTTGGCGACCATCTCCTCGTCGCGATCCCGCCGGATCCGGGTCAGCTGGTCGACCTGCTTTCGCTCGGCCTCCTGGCCCAGCTTGAAGACCTCGATCGCCCGGTCTTCGTCGGGATCGACGAGATGGTTGACGCCCACCTGCTTCCGGACGCCGTCCTCGATCTCGCTGAAGCGGGCACGCTGGGAGCGGGCGAGCTCCTTCTGGAAGTAGCCGGCCTCGATCGCCGCGAGGGCCCCGCCCATGGCGTCGATCTTCTCGATCTCGGCCATGACCTCGTCTTCCATCCGCTTCGTCATGACTTCCAGCATGTAGGCGCCGGCGAAGGGGTCCACGGTGTCGGCGATCCCGGTCTCGTGGGCGACGATGTGCTGGACGGCGATCCCGGTCCGGACCGCTTCCTCGGTCGGGAGCGCGTGGGCCTCGTCGTGGAGCGGGGTCGTGATCGCGTAGGCGCCGCCTCCCGCGGCGCAGGCGAGCATCTGGATCGCCAGCCGCGCGATGTTGTTGAGCGGCTGCTGGAGCGTCAGGCCGGTCGTGCCCGGCGAGCTGATCAGACGCAGCTCCATGGACTCG
Proteins encoded in this region:
- the meaB gene encoding methylmalonyl Co-A mutase-associated GTPase MeaB, coding for MPRDPVALAERAREGHTASGARLIRMLEEGDEGALLGLRALLPHAGRAHVLGITGPPGAGKSTLVDRIVGELRRREKRVGVIAVDPSSPFSGGAILGDRVRMNTHATDPGVFIRSMATRGQLGGLSKTAFEATTVLDAMGFDLVLIETVGVGQDEVDVVELAHTTAVVSIPGMGDDIQAIKAGILEIGDVFIVNKADLPHADRVAKQLTAMLHLREPAEDGWDPPIVKTEAERAKGIPELVDTIERHRTHLETTGGLARKTRRRSERVFHDLLRERAAARVLAAQSDGGASILAALREGEIDPYSAVDALISEG
- a CDS encoding cobalamin B12-binding domain-containing protein encodes the protein MAERKIRVLLAKLGLDSHTVGVTVIAQSLRDAGMEVIYTGLRQTPDMVVQAALQEDVDVIGISSLSGAQMQHIPKVLDKLREEEIDDKLVVVGGVIPDEDADSLLASGVDRVFTMGAKTSEIAEFIREWWDEQQSSHASVSSEGA